One window of the Niallia circulans genome contains the following:
- a CDS encoding glycine betaine ABC transporter substrate-binding protein, producing MKKLKLSFLMLLLFTLLIGCSSQNQNTGGSESGDSKTVTFGVTPWTSTIPPTKVAKLLLEDMGYTVKESNADAGGVYTGLSRGDLDVFMDAWLPDMHANYMSRYKNQLEDLAVSYKEGELGWVIPSNVEGIDSVEDLKGKEDLFGGKVYGIEEGAGMTVTSKEMIEEYGLDLEYVASSEGGMLAQASKFIKSGDPVLFLGWRPHPMFVDYDLKVLKDPKSFFKTSEVHVVVNNGLKEKSPEVYEFLSHWSMPVEDIEEMIVKIEDGADEEEVAQEWIDNNKDKVNAMLGK from the coding sequence ATGAAAAAATTAAAACTTAGCTTTTTGATGTTACTACTATTCACTCTTTTAATTGGCTGTTCCTCCCAAAACCAAAATACAGGAGGTAGCGAGTCAGGAGATTCTAAAACTGTTACTTTCGGTGTTACTCCTTGGACTAGTACTATTCCGCCAACAAAAGTTGCTAAACTATTATTAGAAGATATGGGCTATACGGTTAAGGAGAGTAATGCTGATGCCGGCGGCGTTTATACAGGACTTTCCCGCGGTGACTTAGATGTATTTATGGATGCTTGGCTACCTGATATGCATGCAAATTATATGAGTCGATACAAAAATCAATTGGAAGATTTAGCAGTCAGCTATAAAGAAGGGGAGCTCGGCTGGGTCATTCCCTCTAATGTAGAGGGCATTGATAGCGTAGAAGATTTAAAAGGAAAAGAAGATCTCTTTGGCGGAAAAGTGTACGGTATTGAAGAAGGTGCCGGAATGACCGTCACTTCTAAGGAAATGATTGAAGAATATGGATTAGATTTAGAATATGTTGCTTCTAGTGAAGGTGGTATGCTGGCACAAGCCTCTAAGTTTATCAAAAGTGGCGATCCTGTCCTTTTCTTAGGATGGCGCCCACATCCAATGTTTGTTGATTATGACTTAAAAGTATTGAAAGATCCAAAAAGTTTCTTTAAGACATCAGAAGTTCACGTAGTCGTAAATAATGGTCTAAAAGAAAAATCCCCTGAGGTTTATGAATTCCTCAGCCACTGGAGCATGCCTGTTGAGGATATTGAAGAAATGATTGTTAAAATCGAAGATGGCGCTGATGAGGAAGAAGTTGCACAGGAATGGATCGATAATAATAAGGATAAAGTAAATGCTATGTTAGGGAAATAA
- a CDS encoding glycoside hydrolase family 43 protein: MYRTTVKNPILRGFNPDPNILRVDDTYYIAVSSFEWLPGVRIYQSNDLVNWEHETDIITNQVDLRGNPQNGSIWAPQISYSEGLFYLIYTDVKSTKRPFKDCHNYLITAPNINGPWSSPVYLNSSGFDPSLFHDKDGRKWLLNEIWDYRMITGNKSAGIVMQEYDAKNQALIGSVYKLFDGTELAKTEAPHLYQYGGYYYLITAEGGTGKGHSVTVCRSKAITGPYELDPEYPMLTASDKPESSLQCSGHGSIVQTPLGNWYMVYLCTRPLQNKAAILGRETAIEEVYWTEDGWLRLSSGTNGPSLVTEIVTHEQVIFQNNTDFEDDFAGPLKKEWNTLRILADDSWCDLTSRSNYLRMFAGESIQSMFEHHILAIRQKDFHFQAETSVAFHPTTFNQMAGLMLYLNDSNYLYAYVTFDEEKGQVLRFMRCEDGQFQLDPAIITITAGEVQLKVIGNGARGTFYFRSDEEHSWQEITSSQDILFLAGGFTGNFIGIAVHDMDKKASTYADFAYFRYEGLDNN; the protein is encoded by the coding sequence ATGTATCGAACCACTGTTAAAAATCCTATTTTACGGGGGTTTAATCCAGATCCCAATATTTTAAGAGTAGATGACACTTATTATATTGCTGTTTCCTCTTTTGAATGGCTGCCAGGAGTACGAATCTATCAGTCTAATGATTTAGTAAATTGGGAACACGAAACAGATATTATTACGAATCAAGTTGATTTAAGAGGCAATCCACAAAATGGTAGCATATGGGCTCCGCAAATTAGTTATTCAGAGGGGCTGTTCTACCTAATTTATACAGATGTTAAAAGTACAAAAAGACCATTTAAGGATTGTCATAACTATTTGATTACCGCGCCAAATATAAATGGTCCTTGGTCAAGTCCTGTATATCTAAACAGCAGTGGATTTGACCCATCCTTATTTCATGATAAAGATGGACGTAAATGGCTGTTAAATGAAATTTGGGATTATCGCATGATAACAGGAAATAAATCAGCAGGTATTGTCATGCAGGAGTATGATGCTAAGAATCAAGCGCTGATTGGATCCGTTTATAAACTATTTGATGGGACAGAATTAGCTAAAACGGAAGCTCCTCATCTCTATCAATATGGAGGCTATTATTACTTAATAACGGCAGAAGGAGGGACTGGGAAAGGGCATTCAGTAACTGTCTGCCGCTCAAAGGCAATAACAGGACCCTATGAATTAGATCCAGAATATCCTATGCTTACAGCTAGTGATAAACCTGAGTCATCGCTCCAATGCTCAGGACATGGAAGCATCGTGCAGACGCCCCTTGGAAATTGGTATATGGTTTATTTATGTACTAGACCATTACAAAATAAAGCTGCGATACTAGGAAGAGAAACAGCGATAGAAGAGGTTTATTGGACAGAGGACGGCTGGCTGCGCCTTTCATCTGGTACAAATGGTCCCAGTCTGGTGACTGAAATTGTTACGCACGAACAAGTAATTTTTCAAAACAATACAGATTTTGAGGATGACTTTGCTGGCCCTTTAAAAAAAGAGTGGAATACTTTACGTATTTTAGCAGATGACTCTTGGTGTGATTTAACAAGTAGATCTAATTATTTACGTATGTTTGCAGGGGAATCCATTCAGTCCATGTTCGAGCATCATATTCTTGCCATTCGTCAAAAGGACTTTCACTTTCAGGCAGAAACAAGCGTAGCATTCCATCCTACTACCTTTAATCAAATGGCTGGTCTCATGCTTTATTTAAATGATAGCAATTATCTATATGCTTACGTGACATTTGATGAAGAAAAAGGCCAAGTTCTTCGCTTTATGCGTTGTGAAGATGGGCAATTTCAACTAGATCCAGCCATCATCACTATTACTGCAGGAGAAGTGCAGCTAAAGGTTATTGGAAACGGAGCGAGAGGAACCTTTTACTTTCGTTCAGATGAAGAACATTCTTGGCAAGAAATAACCAGCAGCCAAGATATTCTATTTTTAGCAGGGGGATTTACCGGAAATTTCATTGGGATAGCAGTCCACGATATGGATAAAAAAGCAAGTACATACGCTGATTTCGCATACTTCCGTTATGAGGGATTAGATAATAATTGA
- a CDS encoding dienelactone hydrolase family protein produces the protein MEKQRKRLIELLGDYPHAKDRKVQLIRREEKDNYVLESLMLQLNEEESVPAYVAKPLNKEGPLPIVLFNHSHGGNFDQGKEELLISNSYLQSPSFVEAITTLGYAVGSIDMWGFNERKGKLESELVKEMLLDGRSLWGMRIFDNIAFLDYLVDRPDIDQNRVATIGMSMGGLMSWWMAALDERIKVTVDIAAQVHIETLRQKRGLDHHGFYYYVPGFLKQFSTLAVQSLIVPRPRLSLVGKDDRMCPLEGVMLLDEELGKIYGKYDAKNQWNSQIVTGGHQETKEMRKQWENFLQKHL, from the coding sequence GTGGAAAAACAGCGAAAAAGGCTAATCGAGTTATTAGGGGATTATCCACATGCAAAGGATAGGAAGGTGCAGCTAATAAGGAGAGAAGAGAAGGATAACTATGTATTAGAAAGCCTCATGCTGCAATTAAATGAGGAGGAATCCGTACCCGCTTATGTTGCTAAACCTCTAAACAAGGAAGGTCCACTGCCTATCGTCCTTTTTAATCATTCACATGGAGGGAATTTCGATCAAGGAAAAGAAGAGCTGTTAATAAGTAACAGTTATTTACAATCTCCCTCTTTTGTCGAGGCTATAACGACTTTAGGATATGCCGTTGGATCCATTGATATGTGGGGATTTAATGAGCGGAAAGGTAAATTAGAGAGTGAATTAGTTAAAGAAATGTTATTAGATGGAAGATCGCTATGGGGGATGCGGATCTTTGATAATATTGCTTTTCTAGATTATCTTGTAGACCGGCCAGATATCGACCAAAACAGAGTAGCGACGATTGGAATGTCAATGGGAGGCCTTATGAGCTGGTGGATGGCAGCACTAGATGAGCGTATAAAAGTAACCGTAGATATAGCTGCACAGGTACATATAGAAACATTAAGGCAGAAACGGGGGCTAGATCATCATGGTTTTTATTATTATGTGCCAGGCTTTTTAAAGCAGTTTTCTACTTTAGCTGTACAATCGTTAATTGTCCCAAGACCGCGCTTGAGTCTTGTTGGAAAAGATGACCGCATGTGTCCGCTGGAAGGCGTAATGCTGCTAGATGAGGAATTAGGAAAAATATATGGAAAATATGATGCAAAAAATCAGTGGAACAGCCAAATTGTAACTGGCGGTCATCAAGAGACAAAGGAAATGAGAAAGCAATGGGAAAACTTTTTGCAGAAGCATTTATGA
- a CDS encoding DUF4064 domain-containing protein → MKRKWEVIIGMAGMVLCVLFLGGFSLTMTSMDIETYKETVFPILQEGVSFGEMQDSLEAMNVLAIWFGITLVLVLAFVIVATAFIWRNRHPRWAGVLYLVAGFSTLIGTQFIAFPIAFLFFLAGTLCLLRKGVNVSQKGEGYVSNHC, encoded by the coding sequence ATGAAACGGAAATGGGAAGTAATAATTGGGATGGCAGGAATGGTGTTATGTGTCCTATTTCTAGGAGGATTTTCACTAACAATGACCTCTATGGATATAGAAACATATAAAGAAACAGTGTTTCCTATTCTGCAGGAAGGTGTCTCTTTCGGTGAGATGCAGGATAGTTTAGAAGCCATGAATGTCTTAGCTATATGGTTCGGTATTACACTAGTACTTGTCCTAGCATTTGTTATAGTTGCGACAGCTTTCATCTGGAGAAATCGACATCCGAGATGGGCTGGAGTCCTCTATCTCGTTGCTGGATTTTCAACATTGATAGGTACCCAGTTTATTGCTTTTCCTATCGCCTTTCTCTTTTTTTTAGCAGGAACGTTATGTTTGTTGCGAAAAGGAGTTAATGTGAGTCAGAAAGGAGAAGGCTATGTATCGAACCACTGTTAA
- a CDS encoding ABC transporter permease translates to MNYFFFPLEEWTNQFVDNWLLPVLGDFFNSFSGVLSVFINAVTNLFTFIPAEIIAILLALLAWRLAGKGIALFTIIGALYLGSVGLWTGAMQTLSIVIVATFFSIVVGVPLGIFTAKNRTLDHIIRPLLDFMQTLPSFVYLIPAILLFGLGEVPAVISTFVFATPPAVRMTSLAIKQVPADIVEAAKAFGSTSWQLLVKVQLPNAIPTIMAGINQTIMLALSMAVIASMIGSPGLGSTVLSGISSVNVGLGLTGGLGIVVLAIILDRITQGLGKKA, encoded by the coding sequence ATGAACTACTTCTTCTTTCCATTAGAAGAATGGACAAATCAATTTGTAGACAATTGGCTGCTGCCAGTTTTAGGTGACTTTTTCAACTCCTTCAGCGGAGTGTTAAGCGTATTTATAAATGCTGTCACCAATTTATTTACCTTCATCCCTGCTGAAATAATAGCAATCCTTTTAGCTCTTTTAGCTTGGCGCCTTGCGGGAAAAGGAATAGCTCTTTTTACCATTATTGGTGCTCTTTACTTAGGTTCGGTAGGTCTATGGACAGGCGCTATGCAAACTCTCTCTATTGTTATTGTAGCAACCTTTTTCTCTATTGTTGTTGGGGTTCCTTTAGGAATATTCACTGCTAAAAATCGAACATTGGATCATATTATCCGACCATTACTTGATTTCATGCAAACACTACCTAGTTTTGTGTATTTAATCCCTGCTATCCTGCTCTTTGGTTTAGGGGAAGTCCCAGCAGTTATCTCTACCTTTGTTTTTGCTACTCCGCCAGCAGTCCGTATGACAAGCTTGGCCATTAAACAAGTTCCCGCTGATATTGTAGAAGCTGCTAAAGCTTTTGGTTCTACTTCTTGGCAGTTGCTCGTAAAAGTTCAGTTACCTAATGCCATCCCAACTATTATGGCTGGAATTAACCAAACGATTATGTTGGCATTATCCATGGCTGTTATTGCATCTATGATTGGTTCTCCTGGACTAGGAAGCACTGTTTTATCCGGTATCTCTAGTGTAAATGTTGGATTAGGTCTTACTGGTGGACTTGGAATTGTTGTTCTCGCCATCATCCTGGATCGAATAACACAGGGATTAGGAAAAAAAGCATAA
- a CDS encoding branched-chain amino acid ABC transporter permease — translation MKKSKAFWIFLILSALIYGVIQFLMIGGWIDTLYSNMIILMAINIMLAVSLHLVIGITGQFSIGHAGFLAVGAYVSAIATMKFQMPFPIAILAGGIVAALAGLLVGIPTLRLRGDYLAIATLGFAEIIRIFFLNIDYVGGAAGMQITHLTTWTSTFICLFITILVIVNFTNSRHGRAAIAIRENEIAADAMGINTTYYKVAAFALGSLFAGVAGALQAHNFYIINPTNFGFLKSFDILIYVVLGGLGSLSGSVIAASFLTIISTYLQDYPETRMIIYSLVLVIVMLYRPKGLMGTKEITDLFKRKGGNSND, via the coding sequence GTGAAAAAATCAAAAGCTTTTTGGATATTCCTTATACTGTCCGCACTTATTTACGGCGTAATTCAGTTCCTGATGATTGGAGGCTGGATTGACACTTTATACAGCAATATGATTATTTTAATGGCTATCAATATTATGCTGGCAGTTAGCTTGCATCTTGTCATAGGAATTACCGGACAATTTTCAATTGGGCATGCTGGCTTTTTGGCGGTAGGGGCATACGTATCAGCAATTGCAACGATGAAGTTTCAAATGCCTTTTCCAATTGCTATTTTAGCTGGTGGAATTGTTGCCGCACTAGCTGGACTATTAGTTGGAATTCCAACCTTGCGATTAAGAGGCGATTATTTAGCCATCGCCACATTAGGATTTGCAGAAATTATTCGGATTTTCTTCTTAAATATTGATTATGTCGGTGGGGCAGCGGGAATGCAGATTACTCATTTGACTACTTGGACAAGTACGTTTATTTGTTTATTTATTACTATTCTAGTCATTGTTAATTTTACTAATTCAAGACATGGCCGTGCAGCCATTGCAATTAGGGAGAATGAAATTGCAGCAGATGCAATGGGAATTAACACAACTTATTATAAGGTTGCCGCTTTTGCATTAGGGTCTTTATTCGCTGGGGTAGCCGGTGCGCTTCAAGCTCATAACTTTTATATTATTAACCCAACTAACTTTGGATTTTTAAAGTCCTTTGACATTTTGATTTATGTGGTCCTTGGAGGATTAGGGAGTTTATCAGGATCTGTTATTGCAGCAAGCTTCTTGACTATTATTTCTACTTATCTTCAAGATTATCCAGAAACGAGAATGATTATATATAGCCTTGTTTTAGTAATCGTCATGCTCTATCGTCCAAAAGGATTAATGGGAACAAAGGAAATTACAGATTTGTTTAAACGCAAAGGAGGTAATTCTAATGACTAA
- a CDS encoding ABC transporter ATP-binding protein, producing MTKKEPLLQMKNVGISFGGLKAVSAIDVELNQGELIGLIGPNGAGKTTTFNMLTGVYAPTEGEILFDGKSLKGLQPFQVTRRGISRTFQNIRLFEELSVLDNVKVAYHSLAKHSMLSSILRLPSHFKGEKEMEEKSIEFLKIFQLDRYMEEKAKNLPYGQQRRLEIARALAAGPKLLLLDEPAAGMNPQETHELMELIAFIRKKFQLTILLIEHDMPLVMGICERIYVLDHGQLIAEGTPEVIRNHPKVIEAYLGEEVAE from the coding sequence ATGACTAAGAAGGAACCTTTATTGCAAATGAAAAATGTCGGTATTTCTTTTGGAGGTTTAAAAGCAGTGTCCGCGATTGATGTAGAGCTGAATCAAGGAGAGCTAATTGGACTAATAGGCCCAAATGGAGCGGGGAAAACGACTACCTTTAACATGTTAACGGGTGTATATGCACCAACAGAAGGAGAAATTCTTTTTGACGGAAAAAGCTTAAAGGGTTTGCAGCCTTTTCAGGTAACACGCAGAGGGATTAGTAGAACCTTTCAAAATATACGTTTATTTGAAGAACTATCTGTTTTAGATAATGTAAAGGTAGCATACCATTCTTTGGCTAAGCACTCTATGCTAAGCAGTATTTTGCGGCTCCCTTCCCATTTTAAAGGGGAGAAAGAAATGGAGGAAAAATCTATAGAGTTTCTTAAGATTTTTCAACTCGACCGATATATGGAGGAAAAAGCGAAAAATCTTCCGTACGGCCAGCAGCGCCGCTTAGAGATAGCAAGAGCTTTAGCGGCAGGTCCTAAATTGCTGCTATTGGATGAACCTGCTGCAGGGATGAATCCCCAAGAAACACATGAACTGATGGAATTGATTGCTTTTATTCGCAAAAAGTTTCAGCTGACCATTTTACTTATAGAGCATGATATGCCTCTTGTTATGGGGATTTGTGAACGAATTTATGTTTTGGATCATGGGCAACTGATTGCAGAGGGTACACCTGAAGTGATTAGAAATCATCCAAAAGTAATCGAAGCTTATTTAGGAGAGGAGGTTGCTGAATAA
- a CDS encoding ABC transporter substrate-binding protein, with amino-acid sequence MKKKLSLLITASTLVAGMLAGCSAGGKNASKEDEFKVGVNLELSGAVASYGQSLESGIDLAIKEINADGGIDGKKIVPVKVDNKSDLTEATNGALKLIDQDKVSAIIGAATSGDTVAQVQIANDKQTVLLTPSGTAPNVTVNEDGKLNEYAFRTSFIDPFQGNVAANFAINDLKIKNAAIYADSASDYAKGLAAAFKETFTAAGGKIVSEESYVAKDTDFSATLTRIKGKNPEFVFIPGYYEEVGLIIKQAREMGITAPFMGADGWDSPKLIDLAGAENLNNTFITNHYSSEDPDEKIQKFVSAFKDEYGKSPDAFNALGYDSVYLLKDAAERAGSTDSDKIKEELAKTKDLSLITGIVTIDENHNPIKSATVLEYQDGKQVFKTKVDPK; translated from the coding sequence ATGAAGAAAAAATTAAGTCTTTTAATTACCGCTTCTACCTTAGTTGCTGGAATGTTGGCTGGGTGTAGTGCTGGTGGTAAAAATGCATCAAAAGAGGATGAATTTAAGGTTGGAGTGAACTTGGAGCTTTCTGGAGCTGTTGCATCATATGGACAATCATTAGAAAGCGGTATTGATTTAGCTATTAAAGAGATTAATGCAGATGGTGGAATAGATGGCAAGAAAATAGTTCCTGTTAAGGTAGATAATAAATCTGATTTAACGGAGGCAACTAATGGTGCATTGAAGCTAATCGACCAAGATAAGGTTTCGGCAATTATAGGGGCAGCTACAAGTGGTGATACAGTAGCACAAGTGCAAATAGCTAATGACAAGCAAACAGTCTTATTAACTCCATCGGGTACAGCACCAAACGTTACGGTTAATGAGGATGGAAAGCTAAATGAGTATGCATTCCGTACATCCTTTATTGATCCATTCCAAGGAAATGTGGCTGCAAATTTTGCTATCAATGATTTGAAAATTAAAAATGCTGCCATTTATGCGGATAGTGCAAGTGATTATGCAAAAGGATTAGCAGCAGCATTTAAAGAAACCTTTACAGCTGCTGGTGGAAAAATAGTTTCAGAAGAATCTTATGTTGCAAAGGATACAGATTTTAGCGCAACACTAACGAGAATTAAAGGGAAGAATCCAGAGTTTGTGTTTATTCCTGGCTATTATGAAGAAGTGGGCTTAATTATTAAGCAAGCGCGCGAAATGGGTATAACAGCTCCTTTTATGGGTGCTGATGGCTGGGATTCTCCAAAATTAATTGATTTAGCAGGAGCAGAGAACTTAAATAATACGTTTATTACAAACCACTATTCTTCGGAAGATCCAGATGAGAAAATTCAAAAGTTTGTTTCAGCATTTAAGGATGAATACGGAAAAAGCCCAGATGCATTTAATGCTTTAGGCTATGATTCTGTTTATCTATTAAAAGATGCTGCTGAAAGAGCAGGAAGTACTGATTCGGATAAGATTAAAGAAGAATTGGCAAAAACAAAAGATTTATCGCTGATTACTGGGATAGTGACAATCGATGAAAATCATAACCCAATCAAATCAGCAACAGTTTTAGAATATCAAGATGGAAAACAAGTATTTAAAACAAAGGTTGATCCAAAATAA
- a CDS encoding NAD(P)/FAD-dependent oxidoreductase, whose protein sequence is MEHTELFDVTIIGGGPAGLYSAFYSGLREMKTKIIEFLPQLGGKLHLYPEKMIWDVGGITPMPGERLREQLVQQGLTFNPEVVTNTKIHSISKNEEGIFLLETDSGEVHYSKTVIVAVGSGIVTPQKLKIEGAERFEVANLNYTVKSLMHFRDKVVVLSGGGNSAVDWALELEPIAKKVYLTCRKDTLAGHEAKARELLESNVECLFHTSITKLIANENHDRIDSVELTNTQSEEVKTLKVDEVVINHGYEMDSSLLKNSKLKIDMLEDFYIAGNVNSETSVPGIFAAGDILKHEGKVHLIAGAFQDAANAVNKAKLYIQPEASNSAMVSSHNELFEEKNKELIKNMIQCDDCSVMKIRA, encoded by the coding sequence ATGGAGCATACAGAACTATTCGATGTGACGATAATTGGCGGCGGGCCAGCAGGTCTATATTCTGCTTTTTATAGTGGGCTTAGAGAAATGAAGACAAAAATTATTGAATTTTTACCACAGTTAGGCGGAAAGCTGCATTTATATCCAGAGAAAATGATCTGGGATGTTGGCGGCATCACTCCAATGCCAGGGGAAAGGTTGAGAGAACAGCTTGTCCAACAGGGGTTGACCTTTAACCCCGAAGTAGTGACAAATACGAAGATTCATTCTATCTCCAAAAATGAAGAAGGAATTTTCTTGCTGGAAACAGATTCCGGAGAAGTTCATTATTCCAAAACAGTCATTGTGGCAGTAGGAAGCGGAATCGTCACTCCACAAAAATTAAAAATTGAAGGTGCCGAAAGATTTGAAGTGGCAAACTTAAACTATACGGTAAAATCTTTAATGCATTTTAGAGATAAAGTGGTTGTTCTTTCTGGAGGAGGAAACTCTGCAGTGGACTGGGCTCTTGAACTAGAGCCGATAGCTAAGAAAGTGTATTTAACATGTAGAAAAGATACACTTGCTGGTCATGAGGCAAAAGCGAGAGAATTGCTAGAAAGCAATGTAGAGTGTTTGTTCCATACCTCTATTACTAAACTGATTGCGAATGAAAATCATGATCGTATTGATTCTGTTGAATTAACGAATACACAATCAGAAGAGGTTAAGACTTTAAAAGTAGATGAAGTAGTTATCAACCATGGCTATGAAATGGATTCGTCGCTTTTAAAAAATAGTAAATTAAAAATTGACATGCTTGAAGATTTTTACATAGCAGGTAATGTTAATAGTGAGACATCTGTGCCAGGAATATTTGCTGCTGGAGATATTCTAAAGCATGAAGGCAAAGTCCATTTAATTGCTGGTGCTTTTCAAGACGCTGCAAACGCAGTCAACAAAGCTAAATTGTATATCCAGCCAGAGGCAAGTAATAGCGCAATGGTCTCATCACATAATGAACTATTTGAAGAGAAGAATAAAGAATTAATAAAAAATATGATTCAATGCGATGATTGTTCAGTAATGAAAATCCGTGCTTAA
- a CDS encoding branched-chain amino acid ABC transporter permease, protein MEWIQQLVNGISLGSIYALIALGYTMVYGIIKLINFAHGDVFMVGAFIGFYAITGWGLSFFPALIVSMIACAIFGIIIERIAYKRLRNATRIAALITAIGVSLLIEYVFIYFRGAGLETYPSVLPTKTFDVFGAQITSKSLIILGTSVGLMLILQFIVHKTKTGKAMRAVSHDIDAARLMGINVDRTISATFAIGSALAGAAGVIFGAYYTKIEPLMGVIPGLKAFVAAVLGGIGIIPGAMIGGLILGVVETVVSALGFSLWRDAAAFIILILILIFKPSGILGKNTKEKV, encoded by the coding sequence ATGGAATGGATACAACAGCTAGTTAACGGCATTTCCTTGGGAAGTATATATGCTCTTATCGCCTTAGGATATACGATGGTATATGGAATTATTAAACTTATTAACTTTGCTCATGGCGATGTATTTATGGTGGGAGCATTTATTGGCTTTTATGCTATTACTGGTTGGGGACTTAGTTTTTTTCCAGCATTGATTGTTTCCATGATTGCTTGTGCTATCTTTGGAATTATCATTGAAAGAATTGCATATAAACGGTTGAGAAATGCGACAAGAATTGCTGCCCTCATTACAGCAATCGGGGTTTCTTTATTGATTGAGTATGTTTTTATTTATTTTAGAGGTGCGGGCTTAGAAACCTATCCAAGTGTTTTACCAACAAAGACATTTGATGTGTTTGGGGCACAAATTACAAGTAAGTCCCTAATTATTTTAGGAACGTCGGTTGGATTAATGTTGATTTTGCAATTTATCGTTCATAAAACGAAGACAGGAAAAGCAATGCGGGCGGTTTCTCATGATATAGACGCTGCAAGATTAATGGGGATTAATGTAGACCGGACTATTTCCGCTACTTTTGCCATTGGTTCTGCTTTAGCGGGAGCAGCAGGCGTTATTTTTGGCGCTTATTACACCAAAATTGAACCGCTAATGGGAGTTATTCCAGGATTAAAGGCATTCGTTGCCGCTGTTTTAGGGGGGATAGGCATTATTCCAGGCGCGATGATTGGCGGACTTATCTTAGGGGTAGTTGAAACGGTTGTTAGTGCTTTAGGTTTTTCTTTATGGAGAGATGCTGCGGCTTTTATTATTTTAATTTTGATTCTTATCTTTAAGCCATCAGGCATTCTTGGTAAGAATACAAAAGAGAAAGTGTAG
- a CDS encoding pectinesterase family protein has translation MGKLFAEAFMKNELQFVIGKGNDCDFTSIQEAIMHCSNIERPVTFIILGGDYYENILLYQSNRKLFGIGTVRIIGNKYARQLDEFGCEIGTFQTATLFINGENIWIENIEIINNSGPGEIVGQAVALYNEGNKVSFKNCSIKGYQDTVCLGPLPDVQKDGTPFTTPEIKNNFQNNITTFIHCSIEGTVDYIFGGGEAKFEECELKSLKRPNNLPGYITAASTATGKNGFLFSRCYLTADKDVTNVFLGRPWRPYANVTFSQCRIGTHIHSDKWDDWGKKENRETVTFREIENYYR, from the coding sequence ATGGGAAAACTTTTTGCAGAAGCATTTATGAAAAATGAACTTCAATTTGTCATTGGGAAAGGCAATGATTGTGATTTTACGAGTATTCAAGAAGCCATTATGCATTGTTCCAATATCGAGAGACCTGTTACATTCATCATCCTAGGTGGAGATTACTATGAAAATATCCTTCTTTATCAATCAAATCGCAAGTTGTTTGGAATAGGGACGGTCAGAATTATTGGAAATAAATATGCACGGCAATTGGATGAGTTTGGTTGTGAAATTGGTACTTTTCAAACAGCGACTCTTTTTATCAATGGAGAGAATATCTGGATAGAAAATATCGAAATCATAAATAATTCGGGGCCGGGAGAAATAGTGGGGCAAGCAGTTGCTTTATATAATGAAGGAAACAAAGTTAGCTTTAAAAATTGTTCCATAAAAGGGTACCAAGATACCGTTTGTCTCGGTCCATTGCCAGATGTACAAAAGGATGGAACTCCTTTTACAACTCCAGAAATAAAAAATAACTTTCAGAACAATATAACAACCTTTATCCATTGTTCTATTGAAGGAACCGTTGATTATATATTTGGTGGAGGAGAAGCAAAGTTTGAAGAATGTGAATTGAAATCTCTTAAACGGCCTAACAACCTGCCAGGATATATTACGGCAGCAAGTACTGCAACCGGGAAAAATGGCTTCCTATTTTCTCGTTGCTATTTAACAGCAGATAAGGATGTAACAAATGTCTTTTTAGGGCGGCCGTGGAGACCATACGCCAATGTAACCTTTTCTCAATGTAGAATAGGGACTCATATTCACTCGGATAAATGGGACGATTGGGGAAAGAAGGAGAATCGAGAAACAGTAACATTTCGGGAAATAGAAAATTACTACAGGTAG